A region of Procambarus clarkii isolate CNS0578487 chromosome 48, FALCON_Pclarkii_2.0, whole genome shotgun sequence DNA encodes the following proteins:
- the LOC138351093 gene encoding uncharacterized protein — protein sequence MTLYQPNKQDFPQQHGTPQAATTATRDFPQQHRTPQAATTATRDFPQQHRTPQAATTATRDFPQQHRTPQAATTATRDFPSNTEHHRQQLQPPGTSPSNTEHHRQQLQPPGTSPATQSTTGNNYSHQGLPPATQSTTGSNYSHQGLPPATQSTTGSNYSHQGLPPATQSTTGSNYSHQGLPPATQSTTGSNYSHQGLPPATQNTTGSNYSHQGLPPATQSTTGSNYSHQGLPPATQNTTGSNYSHQGLPPATQNTTGSNYSHQGLPPATQNTTGSNYSHQGLPPATQSTTGSNYSHQGLPPATQNTTGSNYSHQGLPPATQNTTGSNYSHQGLPPATQNTTGSNYSHQGLPPATQSTTGSNYSHQGLPPATQSTTGSNYSHQGLPPATQSTTGSNYSHQGLPPATQSTTGNNYSHQGLPPATQSTTGSNYSHQGLPPATQNTTNSNYSHQGLPPATQSTTGSNYSHQGLPPATQSTTGSNYSHQGLPPATQSTTGSNYSHQGLPPATQSTTGSNYSHQGLPPATQSTTGSNYSHQGLPPATQSTTGSNYSHQGRNEQNID from the coding sequence atgactttatatcaacccAACAAGCAAGACTTCCCCCAGCAACACGGAACACCACAGGCAGCAACTACAGCCACCAGGGACTTCCCCCAGCAACACAGAACACCACAGGCAGCAACTACAGCCACCAGGGACTTCCCCCAGCAACACAGAACACCACAGGCAGCAACTACAGCCACCAGGGACTTCCCCCAGCAACACAGAACACCACAGGCAGCAACTACAGCCACCAGGGACTTCCCCAGCAACACAGAGCACCACAGGCAGCAACTACAGCCACCAGGGACTTCCCCCAGCAACACAGAGCACCACAGGCAGCAACTACAGCCACCAGGGACTTCCCCAGCAACACAGAGCACCACAGGTAACAACTACAGCCACCAGGGACTTCCCCCAGCAACACAGAGCACCACAGGCAGCAACTACAGCCACCAGGGACTTCCCCCAGCAACACAGAGCACCACAGGCAGCAACTACAGCCACCAGGGACTTCCCCCAGCAACACAGAGCACCACAGGCAGCAACTACAGCCACCAGGGACTTCCCCCAGCAACACAGAGCACCACAGGCAGCAACTACAGCCACCAGGGACTTCCCCCAGCAACACAGAACACCACAGGCAGCAACTACAGCCACCAGGGACTTCCCCCAGCAACACAGAGCACCACAGGCAGCAACTACAGCCACCAGGGACTTCCCCCAGCAACACAGAACACCACAGGCAGCAACTACAGCCACCAGGGACTTCCCCCAGCAACACAGAACACCACAGGCAGCAACTACAGCCACCAGGGACTTCCCCCAGCAACACAGAACACCACAGGTAGCAACTACAGCCACCAGGGACTTCCCCCAGCAACACAGAGCACCACAGGCAGCAACTACAGCCACCAGGGACTTCCCCCAGCAACACAGAACACCACAGGCAGCAACTACAGCCACCAGGGACTTCCCCCAGCAACACAGAACACCACAGGCAGCAACTACAGCCACCAGGGACTTCCCCCAGCAACACAGAACACCACAGGCAGCAACTACAGCCACCAGGGACTTCCCCCAGCAACACAGAGCACCACAGGCAGCAACTACAGCCACCAGGGACTTCCCCCAGCAACACAGAGCACCACAGGCAGCAACTACAGCCACCAGGGACTTCCCCCAGCAACACAGAGCACCACAGGCAGCAACTACAGCCACCAGGGACTTCCCCCAGCAACACAGAGCACCACAGGTAACAACTACAGCCACCAGGGACTTCCCCCAGCAACACAGAGCACCACAGGCAGCAACTACAGCCACCAGGGACTTCCCCCAGCAACACAGAACACCACAAACAGCAACTACAGCCACCAGGGACTTCCCCCAGCAACACAGAGCACCACAGGCAGCAACTACAGCCACCAGGGACTTCCCCCAGCAACACAGAGCACCACAGGCAGCAACTACAGCCACCAGGGACTTCCCCCAGCAACACAGAGCACCACAGGCAGCAACTACAGCCACCAGGGACTTCCCCCAGCAACACAGAGCACCACAGGCAGCAACTACAGCCACCAGGGACTTCCCCCAGCAACACAGAGCACCACAGGCAGCAACTACAGCCACCAGGGACTTCCCCCAGCAACACAGAGCACCACAGGCAGCAACTACAGCCACCAGGGAAGGAACGAACAAAATATTGACTAG
- the LOC138351094 gene encoding mucin-22-like: protein MWTRKWLASPAFVLGRYVGIVTAPEYLMGTDTAPGYLMGTDTTPGYLMGTDTTPERHMGTDTTPGYLMGTDTTPERHMGTDTTPERHMGTDTTPGYLMGTDTTPERFMGTDTTPKRHMGTDTAPERHMGTDTAPERFMGTDTTPGAPHGHGHNP, encoded by the coding sequence ATGTGGACACGTAAGTGGTTGGCGAGTCCTGCCTTTGTTCTGGGGCGCTACGTGGGCATAGTCACAGCTCCGGAGTATCtcatgggcacggacacagccccGGGGTACCTCATGGGCACGGACACAACCCCGGGGTATCTCATGGGCACGGACACAACCCCTGAGCGCCACATGGGCACGGACACAACCCCGGGGTACCTCATGGGCACGGACACAACCCCTGAGCGCCACATGGGCACGGACACAACCCCTGAGCGCCACATGGGCACGGACACAACCCCGGGGTACCTCATGGGCACGGACACAACCCCTGAGCGCTTCATGGGCACGGACACAACCCCGAAGCGCCacatgggcacggacacagccccTGAGCGCCacatgggcacggacacagccccTGAGCGCTTCATGGGCACGGACACAACCCCCGGAGCACCTCATGGGCACGGACACAATCCTTGA